One Bacillota bacterium genomic window, CCTTGTTAGTTAACTGGGCTAACACTATCCCGGAAAGTGTTTCAGCATTGGAAATGGCAACTGTGCCGGCAATGGTACTTGGGGCTGTGGCACCGGCTAAAGGCTCCGCCGGACACACGACCGGTATTCCCTGCCCGGCTACTTCCATCAGCAATCCACCGTAGGTGTCATCAATTACCAACGGGCTCATTACGCATGTAACCATGGAAACAATGGGACGCTGGCGCAATTTTTCAGGACCACCGGATATTTTTTCCGCAATATCAATTACGCTACGAATACCGTCAACTGTATAAACGCCACCCATAATATGCTTGGAGGTATTAGCCAGCGCCCAGAAAAAACGGTTAACATCAATGTTTTGTACTTCTATATCGTTAGGGTAAAGCGGGAGCATAAAAAAGTGAATGTTATCCAGAGCATCAACCAGTTTGGCAAAATCTTTAATGTCCTGCCTAACGGTGGGGCGTCTCTCCCCTGTTTCGAGGTCAAGGGCGTTAAGAACGGTACCTCCGGTTCCAAGGTGAGTTCTCTTGCCTTCGAGAATAAGGTCGTTCTTTTCTTCCCTGCCGCACAATGTAACACGGGAGGGAGCAGAGGCAATAGCATCCTCCAACATACCCCTGGGTATTTTAACCATATTTGTTTCCTTGTTCACTTCCGCTCCGTTTTGGGCAAATAATTCTAATGCCCTTTCATTGTCGCAGCGAATTCCCGGATTTTGCAAAAGATTAGCACTGGTTTCGTGTACTGCCTTTATGTTTTCATCGGTTAAAGGGCGGTATTGCCCTGCCGTAAGTCCGCGCAATTTAATTCCTCCTTAAGTGTAT contains:
- a CDS encoding trimethylamine methyltransferase, yielding MKLRGLTAGQYRPLTDENIKAVHETSANLLQNPGIRCDNERALELFAQNGAEVNKETNMVKIPRGMLEDAIASAPSRVTLCGREEKNDLILEGKRTHLGTGGTVLNALDLETGERRPTVRQDIKDFAKLVDALDNIHFFMLPLYPNDIEVQNIDVNRFFWALANTSKHIMGGVYTVDGIRSVIDIAEKISGGPEKLRQRPIVSMVTCVMSPLVIDDTYGGLLMEVAGQGIPVVCPAEPLAGATAPSTIAGTVAISNAETLSGIVLAQLTNKGTPTIYGTVSSSMDMKTGSYLSGNIEMGLINAASAQMAQYYEIPIYATAGMSDSKLPDAQAGYEKMATAMITALAGANFIHDAAGFLEFCTTISYEQMVLDDEMIGICMRAVKGIEVTEETLAEEVIRSVGAGGNFLANPHTMKHCRSEFFYPTIGDRQSRKLWEKNGAQDARQRSIEKAKLILSEHKPLQITDEVINDIKAKYPQLDI